One segment of Gemmatimonadota bacterium DNA contains the following:
- a CDS encoding nucleotidyltransferase family protein: protein MSPSLETLRRQVEAPMRQHGVVHAGVFGSVARGDARPDSDVDFLVEFKRGRSLLDLVGLQVELREALGRDVDVATRNSLHPRLRDRILREVVPLL from the coding sequence ATGAGTCCCTCCCTCGAGACCCTCCGTCGCCAGGTCGAGGCGCCCATGCGCCAGCATGGCGTCGTCCACGCCGGCGTCTTCGGTTCCGTCGCCCGAGGCGACGCGCGGCCGGACAGCGACGTGGATTTCCTCGTCGAGTTTAAGCGTGGGCGGAGTCTGCTCGACCTGGTGGGATTGCAGGTCGAACTCCGTGAAGCCCTGGGGCGGGACGTCGATGTCGCGACGCGCAATTCGCTCCACCCTCGCCTGCGCGATCGGATCCTTCGTGAAGTCGTTCCCCTGCTGTGA
- a CDS encoding beta-lactamase family protein encodes MHLRPILRAHALLFGLAALPAAAHAQHIIGERDARALRADSVFRRFDRSDAPGCALGVYQDGGLLYARGYGMASLEHGIALSPRSVLDVGSISKQFTAMSMLLLQRDGKLSLDDPIRKLFPEMPAYADGITWRRALSQTSGLRDLWTLWGQTGRTFRGDTIDALQVITRSAGTNYAPGDRYLYTNSGWILAAQAVYRLTGKSLAQFAESRIFAPLGMRDTRYFGDNAMVIPGLATAYSPQTSGGFRVARNTYDGAIVGAGGVHTTIEDFGRWLDNYDRLLVGDAAIVRTMTTPTALSNGSPARSSFTQAYAVGLNAGTFRGLPVVSHGGSWAGYRGHFLRFPEQRFAVATFCNVANAGADTLARQVASVYLGDRMAPDTASAWAAALDAAPAATVPASERQAITGIWRNVARGQVQRIRVAGDTIIAVGSERTRVIPLGGGRFRLGRGTELRLAQGDAARLLSRSASDTTTYERVDSVVLTAAQLAEYAGEYRNEEIETTHSWRVEKGALVVYTAGRRLGTVDPTYRDGFVRSGAVIDVTRDARGRITGFVLQSGRVRDLRFTRAR; translated from the coding sequence ATGCACCTGCGTCCCATCCTGCGCGCGCACGCCCTCCTGTTCGGCCTCGCCGCGCTCCCGGCCGCCGCCCACGCCCAGCACATCATCGGCGAGCGCGACGCACGCGCCCTCCGTGCCGACAGCGTCTTCCGCCGCTTCGACCGCTCCGACGCCCCCGGCTGCGCCCTCGGCGTCTACCAGGACGGCGGGCTCCTCTACGCGCGCGGCTACGGCATGGCGAGCCTCGAGCACGGGATCGCGCTCTCACCCCGCTCGGTGCTCGACGTGGGGTCGATCTCCAAGCAGTTCACGGCGATGTCGATGCTGTTGCTGCAGCGGGACGGCAAGCTCTCGCTCGACGATCCGATCCGGAAGCTCTTTCCCGAGATGCCCGCGTACGCCGACGGCATCACCTGGCGCCGAGCGCTGAGCCAGACGAGCGGCCTGCGCGATCTCTGGACGCTCTGGGGCCAGACCGGCCGCACCTTCCGCGGCGACACCATCGACGCGCTGCAGGTGATCACTCGCTCGGCGGGGACCAACTACGCACCGGGGGATCGCTACCTCTACACCAACTCGGGATGGATCCTCGCGGCACAGGCGGTCTATCGCCTCACCGGCAAGTCGCTCGCGCAATTCGCCGAGTCGCGGATCTTCGCGCCGCTCGGGATGCGGGACACGCGCTACTTCGGCGACAATGCGATGGTGATCCCCGGCCTCGCGACCGCGTACTCGCCGCAGACCAGCGGTGGCTTCCGCGTGGCGCGCAACACCTACGATGGCGCCATCGTGGGGGCGGGCGGGGTGCACACCACCATCGAGGACTTCGGGCGCTGGCTCGACAACTACGACCGCCTCCTCGTCGGCGACGCGGCAATCGTGCGCACCATGACGACGCCGACCGCGCTCAGCAACGGCTCGCCCGCGCGCTCGAGCTTCACGCAGGCGTACGCCGTCGGCCTCAATGCCGGCACGTTCCGCGGGCTCCCCGTGGTCTCGCACGGCGGGAGCTGGGCCGGCTACCGCGGGCACTTCCTGCGCTTCCCCGAGCAGCGGTTCGCGGTCGCGACCTTCTGCAACGTCGCCAACGCCGGTGCCGACACGCTCGCGCGGCAGGTGGCGAGTGTCTACCTCGGCGACCGGATGGCGCCGGACACGGCGAGTGCCTGGGCGGCCGCACTCGACGCGGCGCCGGCGGCAACGGTCCCGGCCTCCGAGCGGCAGGCCATCACAGGGATCTGGCGCAACGTCGCGCGCGGGCAGGTGCAGCGCATCCGCGTGGCGGGGGACACGATCATCGCGGTGGGCAGTGAGCGGACCCGCGTGATTCCGCTCGGCGGCGGGCGCTTCCGGCTCGGGCGCGGGACCGAACTGCGGCTTGCACAGGGCGACGCGGCGAGACTCCTCTCCCGGTCGGCCTCCGACACGACGACGTATGAGCGCGTCGACTCGGTGGTGCTCACGGCGGCTCAGCTCGCCGAGTATGCCGGCGAGTACCGCAACGAGGAGATCGAGACGACGCACAGCTGGCGCGTGGAGAAGGGCGCGCTCGTGGTGTACACCGCGGGGCGGCGGCTCGGGACGGTCGATCCCACCTACCGCGACGGCTTCGTGCGCAGCGGGGCGGTGATCGACGTGACGCGTGACGCGCGCGGCCGCATCACGGGGTTCGTGCTGCAGTCAGGACGGGTGCGCGACCTGCGGTTTACGCGTGCGCGCTGA
- a CDS encoding beta-lactamase family protein yields the protein MAMTCASPAVGQGTPASAAGRCFARDFQTDVRSAIAGYAKVAGIPGVSIGVVVRDALVFAGGVGYANVGRRIPATADTPYNVASVTKLFTATLALQLAAEGRLDLDAPVARYLPDSVRLPTDASGTAITVRHLLTHTAGLPKQPPNRRNQPVAGPIDPGVWDAYEVTDLYQALPITKLRARPGTAMNYSNYGYALLGHVVERVAGVPYERLLRARLLTPLGMTSSGITLTAAQAQRLAAFYWDEDDARVEQSVHARYGSVAGFIGLTSTVRDLAPFLIAHLGTTAAGRAAVAPEVARRMLEPQVQLDSANGTHRVDMALGWFREVALASSKATPLLWHFGNVDGHASAVFLQPAAGLGVIVLQNLGGDMAGVATEQMGRWLMQRAAAEVARCPPAPR from the coding sequence GTGGCGATGACGTGCGCGTCGCCCGCAGTCGGCCAGGGAACGCCCGCGTCCGCTGCGGGGCGCTGCTTCGCGCGCGACTTTCAGACCGACGTCCGCAGCGCGATCGCCGGCTATGCCAAGGTCGCCGGGATCCCCGGCGTCAGCATCGGCGTGGTGGTGCGGGACGCACTCGTCTTTGCCGGCGGCGTCGGGTACGCCAACGTCGGCCGGCGCATTCCGGCGACGGCCGACACTCCCTACAACGTGGCGTCGGTGACGAAGCTCTTCACCGCGACGCTCGCGCTGCAGCTGGCCGCCGAGGGGCGGCTCGACCTTGATGCTCCGGTGGCGCGGTATCTCCCCGACTCGGTGCGCCTGCCGACCGACGCATCGGGGACGGCAATCACCGTGCGGCATCTGCTGACGCATACCGCCGGTCTCCCGAAGCAGCCACCGAATCGGCGCAATCAACCCGTCGCCGGCCCGATCGACCCCGGCGTCTGGGATGCCTACGAGGTGACCGACCTGTACCAGGCGCTGCCGATCACCAAGCTGCGCGCGCGGCCGGGCACCGCGATGAACTACTCCAACTACGGCTATGCGCTGCTCGGCCACGTCGTCGAACGCGTGGCCGGTGTGCCGTACGAGCGGCTGCTGCGAGCCCGGCTGCTCACGCCCCTCGGCATGACGTCCTCCGGGATCACCCTCACGGCCGCGCAGGCGCAACGGCTCGCGGCGTTCTACTGGGACGAGGATGACGCGCGGGTCGAGCAGTCGGTCCACGCGCGGTATGGCAGCGTCGCCGGCTTCATCGGGCTGACGTCCACGGTCCGCGATCTCGCGCCGTTCCTCATCGCGCATCTGGGCACGACCGCGGCGGGGCGCGCGGCCGTCGCCCCCGAGGTTGCACGCCGCATGCTCGAACCGCAGGTGCAGCTGGACAGCGCCAATGGCACCCATCGCGTCGACATGGCGCTCGGCTGGTTCCGGGAGGTCGCGCTGGCGTCGAGCAAGGCGACGCCGCTGCTGTGGCACTTCGGCAACGTCGATGGCCACGCCTCCGCCGTCTTCCTCCAGCCGGCGGCGGGCCTCGGCGTCATCGTACTGCAGAATCTCGGGGGAGATATGGCCGGCGTCGCGACCGAACAGATGGGCCGATGGCTGATGCAGCGCGCCGCCGCTGAAGTGGCACGTTGCCCGCCAGCGCCCCGCTGA
- the mscL gene encoding large conductance mechanosensitive channel protein MscL, translated as MSMSSEFKEFALKGNVMDLAVGVIIGGAFGKIVDSAVNDLIMPLVGKAVGGLDFSNFYVALGDVPAGTANTLAAVKEAGVPVFAYGNFLTISLNFIILAFVIFQMIKVMNRMKREQPAPAPAPAVTPEDIVLLREIRDAVRK; from the coding sequence ATGTCCATGTCATCCGAGTTCAAGGAATTCGCCCTCAAGGGCAACGTGATGGATCTCGCCGTCGGCGTGATCATCGGCGGGGCCTTCGGCAAGATCGTGGACTCGGCGGTGAACGACCTGATCATGCCGCTGGTCGGGAAGGCCGTGGGCGGGCTCGACTTCAGCAACTTCTACGTTGCGCTCGGTGACGTCCCCGCCGGGACGGCGAACACCCTGGCCGCCGTCAAGGAAGCCGGCGTCCCCGTCTTCGCCTACGGCAACTTCCTCACGATCTCGCTGAACTTCATCATCCTGGCCTTCGTGATCTTCCAGATGATCAAGGTCATGAACCGGATGAAGCGGGAGCAGCCGGCCCCGGCGCCGGCGCCGGCCGTGACCCCCGAGGACATCGTCCTCCTCCGCGAGATCCGCGACGCCGTTCGCAAGTAG
- a CDS encoding TonB family protein, with translation MSRQAIVSALVSSVVLLTPGTAPAQDYLGGDWATIIRSRRCPVAKDCPARVGLVWDSTNALPTYPPAFRGAGIGGDAVVSFGVGADGAVDSSSVTVVRASNTAFKATAISAVRRWRFGFETEGRPAAAGPVQVHFVFAHQGDCKGTPRERWSAWAAPNQVVIGACMTVIPRSQLRQPPK, from the coding sequence ATGTCTCGTCAAGCAATCGTATCGGCCCTGGTGTCGAGTGTCGTGCTGCTGACGCCTGGAACGGCGCCCGCTCAGGACTACCTCGGGGGAGACTGGGCGACGATCATCCGCAGCAGGCGGTGCCCGGTCGCAAAGGACTGCCCAGCGCGGGTTGGGCTCGTGTGGGACTCGACCAACGCGCTGCCAACCTATCCCCCGGCCTTCAGGGGTGCTGGGATAGGCGGCGACGCCGTGGTGTCCTTCGGGGTCGGTGCGGACGGGGCCGTCGACTCGAGCTCGGTCACGGTGGTGCGCGCGAGTAACACCGCCTTTAAGGCAACCGCGATCAGCGCGGTCCGCAGGTGGCGCTTCGGCTTCGAGACGGAGGGCCGCCCAGCAGCGGCGGGGCCTGTTCAGGTCCATTTCGTGTTCGCCCATCAGGGCGATTGCAAGGGGACTCCACGCGAGCGGTGGTCGGCCTGGGCTGCCCCGAACCAGGTCGTCATTGGCGCGTGTATGACCGTGATTCCCCGGAGCCAGCTGCGGCAACCGCCGAAGTAG
- a CDS encoding ERF family protein gives MRHSETLDKLALALVQARGKMRPIHKDASNPHFRNSYASLAAISEAATPALLEEGVMVIQSGGAADEAGTEVLTRLQHVSGEWIETSVRMPMDKATAQGAGSALTYGRRYGLSAALGIVADDDDDGNAASARGAWREQSSAPRSAIPAPRSGSCPAIPFGKTKGTPLSAMSDDDLQSALSWAQAKGSFTEFQAQAEAELTRRRGGTGGVASATTAAIDEALAALPEAKQTPARRRWIQRRDKGVSDAEAQGILASIRSMATGTPTRMAG, from the coding sequence ATGAGGCACAGCGAGACGCTCGACAAACTGGCGTTGGCTCTGGTGCAGGCGCGCGGGAAAATGCGGCCCATTCACAAGGACGCCTCGAATCCCCACTTCCGGAACAGCTACGCTTCGCTCGCCGCCATTAGCGAGGCCGCAACGCCTGCTCTGCTCGAGGAGGGTGTGATGGTGATCCAGTCCGGCGGCGCTGCGGACGAGGCGGGAACCGAGGTGCTCACTCGGCTGCAGCACGTCAGCGGAGAATGGATTGAGACCAGCGTGCGGATGCCGATGGACAAGGCCACTGCGCAGGGGGCCGGCTCCGCGCTCACCTACGGCCGGCGATATGGCCTGTCAGCGGCACTCGGCATCGTGGCGGACGACGACGACGACGGCAACGCAGCCAGCGCGCGTGGCGCCTGGCGCGAGCAGTCAAGTGCCCCGCGCTCAGCCATTCCGGCGCCTCGCTCCGGGTCATGCCCTGCGATCCCGTTCGGCAAGACCAAGGGGACGCCCCTCTCCGCGATGTCGGACGACGACCTCCAGAGCGCTTTGTCCTGGGCCCAGGCGAAGGGGTCGTTCACCGAGTTCCAGGCCCAAGCGGAGGCGGAGCTCACGCGTCGCCGCGGCGGGACTGGTGGCGTCGCGAGCGCCACTACGGCCGCGATCGATGAGGCGCTTGCTGCCTTGCCCGAGGCGAAGCAGACGCCCGCGCGCCGCCGGTGGATCCAGCGCCGAGACAAGGGGGTCTCAGACGCCGAGGCGCAGGGCATTCTGGCCTCGATCCGGAGCATGGCAACGGGCACTCCAACCCGGATGGCGGGGTAG
- a CDS encoding GNAT family N-acetyltransferase, with protein sequence MVALIPPETFDTERLVLRRPELRDAPAMFDGWAQDIEALRFLSWQPHGSVTQAEAHVARCEAAWLDGSAFIHFLVERATDRVVGSLASRVDEHGVNFGYVLRRDGWGRGFMAEALRPVSTWWLEQGGAHRTWATCHTANVQSVRVLEKAGFTLEGILRRWGSNPNVSPDPCDHFCYSRVRDAS encoded by the coding sequence GTGGTAGCGTTGATCCCACCCGAGACCTTCGACACCGAACGGCTCGTGCTGCGCCGCCCAGAGCTGCGCGATGCACCGGCCATGTTCGACGGTTGGGCTCAGGACATCGAGGCCCTGCGGTTCCTGTCGTGGCAGCCGCACGGAAGCGTGACCCAGGCCGAAGCGCACGTCGCCCGGTGCGAGGCCGCGTGGCTCGACGGGAGTGCCTTTATCCACTTCCTGGTGGAACGCGCCACCGATCGCGTGGTCGGTTCTCTGGCAAGCCGAGTGGATGAGCATGGGGTCAACTTTGGCTACGTGCTGCGGCGGGATGGCTGGGGGCGCGGGTTCATGGCCGAGGCACTCAGGCCGGTGTCGACGTGGTGGCTTGAGCAGGGCGGGGCGCATCGCACCTGGGCGACGTGCCATACGGCGAACGTGCAGTCCGTGAGGGTGCTCGAGAAGGCCGGCTTCACCCTTGAAGGCATTCTACGCCGTTGGGGCTCGAACCCGAACGTCTCTCCGGACCCTTGTGATCATTTCTGCTATAGCCGGGTCCGCGATGCCTCCTGA
- a CDS encoding SDR family oxidoreductase: MTQDLQGKTAVVTGGSKGIGYAIADALAAAGCNVMISARHEAEVQDAARTLSDRHPGTVVGMVCDVRKHEEVRQMIAAAVARFGGLHILVNNAGVGKFAPMGELTPDDWHQVIQTNLDGVFYCCHEAIPHLRQQDDSWIINIASLAGKNPFAGGAAYNASKFALVGFSEALMLDVRQHGIRVNYIMPGSVATHFNDHTPNAQDAWKIQPGDVAELVMTLVRFPTHALPSRIEIRPTKPPRK, from the coding sequence ATGACTCAGGATCTGCAGGGCAAGACCGCAGTGGTGACCGGTGGGAGCAAGGGGATCGGCTACGCGATTGCTGACGCACTTGCCGCGGCAGGGTGCAACGTGATGATCTCCGCGCGCCACGAGGCCGAGGTGCAAGACGCCGCGCGCACCCTCTCCGACCGCCACCCGGGGACCGTGGTGGGGATGGTGTGCGATGTCCGCAAGCACGAGGAGGTGCGGCAGATGATCGCCGCCGCCGTGGCGCGCTTCGGCGGGCTGCACATCCTGGTCAACAATGCGGGAGTCGGCAAGTTCGCCCCCATGGGCGAGCTGACCCCGGACGACTGGCATCAGGTGATCCAGACCAACCTGGACGGGGTCTTCTACTGCTGCCATGAGGCCATCCCGCACCTGCGCCAGCAGGACGACAGCTGGATCATCAACATCGCCTCCCTCGCCGGCAAGAACCCGTTCGCAGGCGGTGCCGCCTACAACGCGTCGAAGTTCGCGCTGGTGGGGTTCAGCGAAGCCTTGATGCTGGACGTGCGGCAGCACGGGATCCGGGTCAACTACATCATGCCGGGGAGCGTCGCCACGCACTTCAACGACCACACCCCGAATGCGCAGGACGCATGGAAGATCCAACCCGGGGACGTCGCGGAACTCGTGATGACCTTGGTGCGCTTTCCAACCCACGCGCTTCCCTCACGGATCGAGATCCGACCGACGAAGCCGCCTCGGAAGTGA
- a CDS encoding DUF86 domain-containing protein encodes MRYTADLTFQDFAANVEKQDAVVRRLAVIGEAVKGLPEDFRARYPEIPWRSIAGARDVLVHEYFRVDLELAWEMVQTELPRLARQVRAIMAAEGYASDGAL; translated from the coding sequence TTGCGCTACACCGCGGACCTGACGTTTCAGGACTTCGCCGCCAATGTCGAGAAGCAGGACGCGGTCGTTCGCCGCCTTGCCGTGATTGGCGAGGCGGTCAAGGGATTGCCGGAAGATTTCCGAGCGCGGTATCCCGAGATCCCATGGCGGAGCATCGCTGGTGCTCGCGACGTCCTGGTGCACGAGTATTTCCGAGTGGACCTCGAACTCGCCTGGGAGATGGTGCAAACCGAACTGCCACGACTGGCCCGGCAGGTGCGCGCGATCATGGCAGCCGAAGGCTACGCGAGCGACGGGGCGCTCTGA
- a CDS encoding Gmad2 immunoglobulin-like domain-containing protein → MNRIPLLLALLILGCNREAAREPAAIPDLIELRTPLPNAIVQSPLTLEGRARGPWFFEASFPVYLTNADGDTIAVVPAQADGEWMTKAFVPFKVTLTFTPPASQTGTLILAKDNPSGLPEHAAELRVPIRFR, encoded by the coding sequence ATGAACAGAATACCCCTGCTCCTGGCGCTTCTCATTCTGGGTTGCAACCGCGAAGCCGCCCGCGAGCCCGCCGCGATACCGGACCTCATCGAGCTCCGGACGCCGCTGCCCAATGCGATTGTCCAGAGCCCCCTCACGCTTGAGGGCAGGGCCAGGGGGCCTTGGTTTTTCGAGGCGTCATTTCCCGTCTACCTCACCAATGCGGACGGGGACACCATCGCGGTGGTACCCGCACAGGCCGACGGGGAATGGATGACCAAAGCATTCGTGCCGTTCAAGGTCACCCTCACCTTCACACCGCCCGCTTCGCAAACGGGAACCCTGATCCTGGCCAAGGACAACCCGTCGGGCCTTCCTGAGCATGCGGCCGAACTCCGGGTTCCGATCCGGTTTCGCTGA
- a CDS encoding phosphotransferase: MALPPELTPPDSPADWQLALPSTMRGPATTLTRIGKGMSGAAVYRVDAGGESFVLKLTSADEPLGPWQARLEVQRAAAASGLAPEVVHVDEARRAVLSTLVVDRSWPAYFGNPATRGAAIDALGRMLAQRAHLPTPPGMGRAEVRPVLQAMWNALSSDATLPRFVHEVVTALCAEPPVAQGGPLVMSHNDVNPSNLVFDGTRVLLLDWDTAAPNDPLYDLATVAMFFRMDEGTCQQLVAAHDDAPTVGLPEAFHYYRRCAAALSGWRR; the protein is encoded by the coding sequence GTGGCTCTGCCCCCCGAATTGACGCCCCCTGACTCCCCCGCCGACTGGCAGCTCGCACTGCCAAGCACCATGCGCGGCCCAGCCACGACGCTGACGCGCATCGGCAAGGGGATGTCGGGAGCGGCGGTGTATCGGGTGGACGCCGGGGGTGAGTCGTTCGTGCTGAAGCTCACCTCGGCGGACGAGCCGCTCGGGCCGTGGCAGGCTCGGCTCGAGGTGCAGCGTGCGGCGGCCGCATCAGGGCTGGCGCCTGAGGTGGTTCATGTCGACGAAGCCCGACGCGCCGTACTGAGCACGCTGGTGGTCGATCGCTCTTGGCCGGCCTACTTCGGGAATCCCGCCACGCGAGGCGCGGCCATCGACGCGCTCGGCCGGATGCTCGCGCAGCGGGCCCACCTCCCCACCCCGCCCGGCATGGGGAGAGCGGAGGTGCGGCCGGTGCTTCAGGCGATGTGGAACGCATTGAGCTCGGACGCCACGCTGCCCCGCTTTGTGCATGAGGTGGTCACTGCGCTCTGCGCCGAGCCGCCGGTGGCGCAGGGTGGCCCGTTGGTCATGAGCCACAACGACGTGAACCCGTCGAACCTGGTCTTCGACGGCACGCGCGTGCTGCTACTCGACTGGGACACCGCCGCGCCGAATGACCCGCTCTACGACCTCGCGACGGTCGCGATGTTCTTCCGGATGGACGAGGGGACGTGTCAGCAGCTGGTCGCTGCGCACGACGACGCGCCGACCGTGGGGCTACCCGAGGCGTTCCACTACTACCGACGTTGTGCCGCCGCGCTCTCGGGGTGGCGGCGATGA